The sequence AATCAAAGGTGTAATGCTTATCGTTTCTGCAAAAGATTCAATGATCAATCCGAACGACATGAAACTTCTGAAATGTCAGACAACAATGTATATCGTAGCAAACAGTCCTTCGAATGCAGAAAATTTCAATACAGATAAGAATGTTTATTTTGAGAAGGTGAATAAGTTTTTGAATCAGTAAGTAGCACTGCATACTTTCTGTAAATTACTTTTTCTGATTAAAATATTATAGGGGTTTAAAGTAGCTAACGCGCTTTGAGCCCCTTTTCTTTTATTTCAACGACAGACTATAAACTAAGTGGTAAAACAATCGCATTGAAAAACTCGCACGATAGGCGGAATATTGAGCGGAAATTAAGATCACACTTTCAAATTAAGGACATCATCAAGCGGTATTCCGCCGGGGAGTTTGGAAGTGTTCAGTTTTAAAAAAATCCATTCATGCATGACAGTGTATTCCTAATTCCCCGGCGGAATACCGCTTGAAATTTTACTGGCATGAAAATGCATATTTAATTTCCGCTCAATATTCCGCCTATCATTCTACCTTTCTATTAATTTCGAAATGTATGAGAATAGTTTTTGGAAAGTTGTTTTTTAAAAATTCCGGTGATTGGGAGATTAGAAAAATACTAAGCGTAGAATAAAATCCTATGTACTTAAATAAAAAATTTACACATTCTAATCAAAGCAATTCGAATTACGAATCCCGAATTACAAAAAACTAAACCTCATCCTCCGCAACTGCCACTACTCTTTTGATCTCAGGAACCATCTTCAAGATCGTTTGTTCAATACCGGCTTTCAAAGTCATCGCACTCATGCTGCATGAACTGCATGCACCATGAAAGCGGAGGCGGACAACCATATCGTCTGAGATATCAACTAATGAAACATCGCCATTGTCTGATTCCAGATAAGGCCGCAACTGACTTAATGCTTCTTCAACTCTTGCGCTCAATTCCATTTCGTACTCTTTCGTTATTTCTATTCTATTAATATGCTATTGCTGAAACTCGTTCTGTTGGCGATTGATTTGCATTTCGAATTGCAACTTGTCTGATCATATTGTCTGCCACTTCACTGAATGCTTTTGATACTGCAGTATCGTCATCCAGCGAAACAGGAATTCCTGAGTCACCACCTTCACGAATACTTTGTACCAATGGAATTTCTCCAAGGAATGGAATGTTCAGTTCTTTTGAAAGATCGGCAGCGCCTTCTTTACCGAAAATATAATATTTATTGTCAGGTAATTCTTCAGGAGTGAAGTATGACATATTTTCTACCAAACCCAATACAGGAACATTTACACTTTCTATCTGAAACATGTTGATTCCTTTTCTTGCATCAGCTAGAGCAACATGTTGTGGTGTACTCACAATCACTGCACCGGTTACCGGTACTGCACTCACAAGTGTAAGGTGGATATCGCCCGTTCCCGGAGGAAGATCGATCAGCATATAATCCAATGCACCCCACTCTGCATCGCTGAATAATTGTTGCAATGCTTTTGATGCCATTGGTCCGCGCCACGGAATGGCTTTGTTCGGATCGACCAGCATTCCGATCGATAAAACTTTTACTCCGTATTTTTCAATAGGTATCATATATGAAACACCATCGCGTTCGTTGACGAACAATCGTTCGTGCTCAGCACCAAACATGATGTGTTGTGATGGTCCGTAAATATCTGCATCGATCAATCCGACCTTTGCACCTTTTTTTGCCAGTGCTATCGCAAGGTTAGCCGCAACAGTTGATTTTCCAACTCCGCCTTTACCGGA is a genomic window of Bacteroidota bacterium containing:
- a CDS encoding NifU family protein translates to MELSARVEEALSQLRPYLESDNGDVSLVDISDDMVVRLRFHGACSSCSMSAMTLKAGIEQTILKMVPEIKRVVAVAEDEV